Genomic segment of Chelonia mydas isolate rCheMyd1 chromosome 11, rCheMyd1.pri.v2, whole genome shotgun sequence:
TTCCAAAAGCTGTTaaactcctttttttaaatactgtaacTATATCAGAATGCCTTTATTTTGGGAGAGGAGGAAATATGCTTTATCTATAAATTTTGCATTCTCAACATATTTTAATGACTGTTACATTTGTCTCTGAAATTCTGAGACTGATCTGAATATTTACTTCAAAAGGCCCAAACTGGTTGGACATTGAAGAATAGGTATTAAATAGAATACTGTTTATATATGCAGTTTGCTATTAAATATAAGTATTGTGCTTACATAATGTCAGTTGACagatatattattttaatgttcaTTAAGTTGATCCCTCCATACGAGGAATGCTGAATCATAAGGTggtagtttaaataaaatacagataAGGATTGTGGGGTATGTGCATCTGCTATTGACTTAATGCACTGGTTTCAGTTTATCTGGAATCTACTTAATAATCTAATCCTGTTCACTAAGAGAATAATACTCAGTTTAGACTGTCTACAACCTATCTTGCCAACCTTTAAGGTCTTTAAAAATGAGTACAACATAACCTTAGACTCACTGTAATTCAGTTGGGTAACTTTTAAATGACTGTACATTGTGTCGCTTTCTCCAATTCTTCTATTGTAGATCTTCAGGATAGACCTGCCTCTTCATATGCACAAGGAGCAAGACCAAAAGATAATTCATTGAGCACTTTGAGGCTGAATACATCCATGAACCGCCAGCTGCCTTCTGAACATGAGTCATCTTTATTCTCCGGAGTCTCCAGCAGGAGCTCTTCAAGATCTAACTATTCTACAAGGGAAATGGAATCTTCCCAAAGGAATATACAGCCAGAGTTTACCCACATTGCCATTAGAGATGAAATTCCTTCTACAAGCAGCACTGAAAGGGTTGCGTCTCAAAGGTCACTCAGTGAGCCTCCAGCAGATACTGAAGGAAGGCGTACAACTAGACAATTACTATCTCGTTTAGCTTCTAGTATGTCATCTACATTTTTCTCACGGAGGTCTAGCCAAGACTCATTAAATGCAAGATCATCAGAGTCTGAAGATTCATGTGTTGTCCCAAGAGTTCAAACTTCTACCCAATCTAGCACTAATGCAACTGCACGTCCTGAAGTTCCAGGCATTCAGACACCTGAAGCTTCTCAGGGATTTAGCTTCCTTAGACGAAGATGGGGTTTATCAGGTGTTTCACAGAATCCTAGTTCTGATTCAGATCCTGAAAGTTACAGACAAGAGTCTGAAAGTAGAAATACAGGATCCTGGTTGTCATCATCTCTAAGAAATAGATGTACACCTCTGTTCTCCAGAAGAAGGCGAGAAGGAAGAGATGAATCTGCAAGAACCTCTACCTCTGACACACCTGCTAGATCACTACACCTCTTTAGGAGAAGAGAGTCTAGTGAAGAGACTTCACTTGAAGCACAGAGCAgctcccctggggctgctgccaACAGACCACCAACACCAGCAGTATCTAGCAGTCCTACAACTACTGCTTCCACACCAGATTCAGCTCACAGTAGAAGAAATTCTGGAATATCAGGAATTCTTCCTGGCTCTTTATTCCGGTTTGCAGTACCTCCAGCATTAGGGAGCAGCATATCTGACAATGTTATGATAACGGTAGATATTATTCCCTCAGGTTGGAATCAACCTGATGGAGAAGAAAATGACAAGTCTAAAGTATTACCTTCAAGAGATCCTGAAAAACTCCAGAAAATTAAAGAGAGGTAAATCAATATGATATTCCCAGTCAATAAAACATCTGAATGGGTTAATAGACTTAATGAGACTTTTCTTTAAAGTTTATTTAAAGGGGCCTCTTATTTTGCGATAGTTGCAGCTCAATTCTGTGGCACCTACAATGTCACTATTATCttcaaacaaacttgttttaaacTCCTTTTTCAGGTTTGAGAACTATTTGTCAAAGGGAttaaagtttggaaaaaaaatgccaTCCACGTGTAACTTCCACCTCTATTTGAAAAAACTTCTTTCTTCCTACTCAGCCTCCTGTTAGAGGACACTGAAGAGGAGGAAGGTGACTTATGTAGAATCTGCCAGATGTCATCTGCATCTTCTACCAACCTCTTAATAGAGCCATGCAAATGCACTGGAAGTCTGCAGTATGTTCATCAGGAATGCATGAAAAAATGGCTGCAGTCCAAGATTAATTCTGGTAAGGTAGACCTTTTTTAGAACAAGGTCTTTTCCAGATTAAATGAAAGGTGTGTTGTTGGAATGACTAAATATTGCAGTAAAAATCCTACAATCTTGGAAGGTCATTTGATTTGTTAAATGTGCAAAACAGTTGGATACAAACCAAGAGAAGCATGAAAATTCTGAAAGGTATACCTGGCAATCCTATATTGTCTTTATACATGTAATTTTCAAAGTATCCCAAAATGCTTGGGGATTTCTGATTCAGTTTCTGGTGTTGCTGGGATTTACTAGTAAGATGGTATAAATACtctgtgtatttttttatttgttataatACCTTACATTTTGATAATTTCTTCAGTAGTATATATGCTAAgttagggggagaggtagatatgctggagggtagggatagggtccggagtgacctagacaaattggaggattgggccaaaagaaatctgaggttcaacaaggacaagtgcagagtcctgcacttaggacggaagaatcccatgcactgctacaggctggggaccgactggttaaGTGGCAGTTCTATGGAAAAGGACCtcgggattacagtggatgagaagctggatatgagtcaacagtgtgctgttgttgccaagaaggctaatggcatattgagctgcattagtaggagcattgccagcagatcaaggaaaatgattattcccctctgttcagcactggtgaggccacatttggagtactgtgtccagttttggcccccacaCTATAGaagagatgtggaaaaattggagagagtccagtggagggcaacgaaaatgatagggctggggcacatgatttctgaggagaggctgagggaactgggcttatttagtctgcagaagagaagagtgaggggaggatttgatagcagccttcaactacctgaaggggattCCACAGAGGTTGgggctaggctgttctcagtggtggcaaatgacagaacaaggagcaatggtgtcaagttgcagtgaggttggatattaggaaacactatttcactaggagggtggtgaagcattggaataggttacctagggaggtggtggaatctctatccttagaggttttaaaggcccagcttgacaaaaccttagctaggatgatttagttggggttggttctgctttgagcagggggttgaactatatgacctcctgggtctcttccaaccctaatctatgattctataactttTTAATTATAATGACTTTATAACAAGGCACAGTATGGCAGAGTTATAAGTATTGTGGTACCTTAGCATTCCTTAGTGGTATCAAATCTGCTCAAATGAATGCCTTGTTTTAAGGAATACTAACATTATTCATAATAGCCATAGTTTTAAACTAGTTGTTTAGCTGCAGAGCACATGAAAGTGGAAAATTTGGGAGATCTTTCAGAAAATGGGCATGTCCACGTCTTTAAAAGCTGGTATTGCAGTCCAAAAAATCTCTGTTCATTAAAAAACTTCAGCACTTAACAATTTTATGCTGCTTTTAGGTATTGGCCTATATATGTGGATGGCATTGAGATTAAAAGTGGTTTTGGGGTTTTGCTGAACTGTCATAGAGGCGCATAAGATATAAAACAAGTAAACTTTGACAAAAAAGTCTATTGTTAAATCATAACCCTGTAACAGATGTTCCCTACAGTGACTTCAACACTATTGCTGTCATACTGCCTTTTTGTTTAATCTTGCtatgtaaaataaaattgagTCAATCACTTAGACCATAACATCTAGCCTTGAATATATGATCTGACTTTCTTGTTTTGTCTCCATCAGGTTCTTCTTTGGAAGCAGTAACTACCTGTGAGCTGTGTAAAGAGAAGTTGCATCTTAATCTTGAGGATTTTGATATTCATGAACTCTATAGGGCACATGCAAATGAACAAGTTAGTATATTTTGCCTAATTTGGTAAGTGTCAGTCTAGTGCTGgaagtttggttttttgttttttttgtttgttttgggggtttttcttaaaaagagaaattggTCAGATACCATGTacataatataaatgtttttaGGCCATATTCTGTCCCCTGTCTAAGTGGAGCAAAAGAAATGAGAATTGGCTGCAGATTCTCTACATAGTCCCTAGTAGGTGTAGATCTGATATAATCTCTCTCCACCTTGTAGTCTGTCTGTTTTTAGCAGTTACTCTACTTGATGTCTCTGAAATAAGATTATATGAACCTAGAAATACTGGTACGAACCTAGGATCATATTCCAGATGGATTCAAGGTGGTAGTCTAGCTTTCTGCATACTTAAATGTCCACATTGCAGGCGTGATAAAAACTCCTTACAACTCCACAATCTCTTCTAATTAGACTGGTagacaaactgaaaaatttccCCCTAAAATCTGCTATCCTGCTGCTTGCCCCACctagacaaaaacaaaaatgaggcCCTGAAATAGTCACTCACTGCTTAAGATATCAGCttacttaaaaagaaacactATCTTCCTTTTTTCAGTTGTTTCTAATACACTTTTTGAGTGCATATAGTGTATTTTTCGACTACTAGACACATATGTATCCTACAGATGGCTACTGAGAGAGTACAAAATGTTGTTCAGAGGTTTTTCCTATGCTTTTAGCTTGGTACTTTACCTTTATGAATACAGTACAACCTCAGTTATGTGAATAATATTGATAAGTTCAAATAACTGAAATTTCCAGATTGGAAATTTAAATGTAATTGTTAAATAAGGAGGACATGACCCAATTTATTCATAACAAGGAAGTTGAAAGCTAAGGTTTGCATTATGTGTACTCTGAATCAGCTCTCAACCTAGGCACCTATGTGGGTGTCCAAGACGGAAAAAACACAATTAATCTTTTAACGATAAGAATCCAGTCACTTGGGGCCAGATCGTGAACGTACTACTTGCATCGGTTAGCAGATACTCACAGAACTagtataattgaaatcaatgggactacaccTGGAGTAATTGCTCACTGGTGGGAGTATGGGATTTGCAATTCGTTCCTAAGGAACTgactcttagtttaaaaaaaaataaaataaaaattgcaacactattgtatgcagtgtagttatagTCTTGTCagtcccaggagattagagagacaaagtaggtgagatagtatcttttattggaccaacttctattggtgagagagagacagctttcaagcttgtctttctcaccaacagaagttgggccagtaATTGCTACACTAGTCATTTCAAGTTCTTTTGTATTACCCtactttaaaactttattttctctGCCATTAATCATTAACTATTGAAAGTTagtttcctttcctcctcctcctcattcctCCACCCCCCTTTTACTGGATGAAGTTGCATACATTTTTCCTGTTATCTTTCAGTGGCTCTCTCCAGCTGAGAGAAGAGAGGTTAGAGGGCATTTTGCTTTCTGCTGTTCAGCACTGAAATGAGCTAATAGTTTTGGGATCTATGAAAAAGACTGCTTAGCCATAAAAAGTCCTGATCCTCAAATCTTGGCTCATGgactactcccattgacttcagtggaagttcttGTGGGAGTAAAATCTATTTTCATGAATGAGTCTTGATCAGGCCTCATCAGTTTTTAGTTATGATTTCATAACTACTTGAAGCACTAAGATCAGAAATGTAGTAGGAGATATTTTAAAGCCTCTGCATCTATTATCCTCCCTCGGCATACTACCATTGAAACTTGGCACTGGTATGCTTTTCATTGTTGAATTTTTCTCCTATCCCCTTCAAGGCAGACTATGAATTTATCAGCTCTGGTCTCTACCTTGTAGTGTTGTTACACTTGTGTGAACAACGCTTTTCTGATATGCTGGGAACTGCAAGTGAGGCCAGCACACGTGTCAGGGTGAGTGTCTCATTTTGTGGGTAGCCTTGCTTGTGTAAACATTCAGGTTGTTATTTGGTGAGTTTTTACCTTGCTATGCTCATACACTTACAGCTCATTTCCTGTGTACTTTATTTTGTAACCTCTAAAATGTGGTTGTACAGGCCATGATTTTaattggggcttctaggtgctaccgtaGTACAAGTAGTAATGATAAAATCATAGTTCCTGTCTTCGTGGGAATTGCATCatgcaatattaaaataaaagtgtATTTTGCTGACAAGACTATTAGTGGTTAAAATAAACAGGGCATTGAATATTTTGGGGGTCTGCTATGATAATGAAAACACATGtgttgaaaaagtcaaaatgtaatTTCACAGAAGTCTGAGAGGAGCGAATCTTAAGTTGAAAAAATCTGATTACAAAATCTACAGTTGTGCAAGATGTACAATTCCAAATATCAAAATCACAGATGTATTCAACCAGTCAAAGATATCACAGTACACTAATATGCTAGTAATCCTTTATTATACTACTAGGGCCTGAACTTGTAAACACCcatttgcaggatttggcccttagtttGCACTTCTGTATTACATTGTAGCTTGCCAATTTAGAGTGCAATTCAAGAAATAACTAGAGGAAACTCTTCCTAGTCATATGGTTGGATATTTATCCTTAAATTGGCGCTTATTTAGGAGTGTAATAATCTACGTACTAGTAATTCAGTATCATTGGAAATCTTTCTTTGACCAAAATCTGATGCAGCAACCTAGTTATATAGCTGGAAGCTCTTTGGTATCCTATAATGGAAAAAAGCTCTTTAGCTATTGAAAAGCTAGTCCTTTTAACAAGAAGAAAAACTGCAGAAAGTGTGAACTTATTCCATGAAACCTTCGAATTATCAACACATGGCCATGTCTATTTTGTATTGTACCAGATAGTATGCCTAGACTTTAAACATTTGGGGTAGGGAATTTGACCCTAATCTCCTACTGTGCAGGGTCATGTACATTTATGGTGCTACACGTATAAAATATATTCTTATCACTACAACTTACAATTTATGGTGTATTGAATGTGGTTCTGAAGGCAGCTATAACtaataattaaattttaattgcTAAAAATCTAGGTTAAGAATTTCAGCGATGCCATGGGATTTGTATACCCCATTTTCATGAAAGCTAATGGGGAAACTGGGCACCCAGCTGTCTGAGTTCTGAAAATCTCCACCCTAATCTTTTAAAGCATTAAAGTTGTAATTAGTgacttattttattatatttttaagccTTCTATTTACTATAGTTTGCATAGGTTCCTTAGTGTAGATTCTCTGACCATCATTAGTCAAGTGGGTTCTACTTCCCCATAAAATCCCACTATATTCAGATTAATGTAGATGAAACGAGTTCACATAATCAAGTCATTACTCATTAGATCAATTTATATACCAAGTTAATTtggtttttatatattatatatataatattacaaAATGTCATTATATAAATGACATTTTGTAACACTAGGAACGAAAAGGCTTTTATTAAAGTTTTTCCCATTTCCATAACTGACTGACTGTATATTTGACTCTTAAATTAGACATGTTTTGCAGAATATAGAGCATGAACATGACACCCTTGACTTCACTGTCAGGATTCTTTCTGACACAGTGGAGATTCACACTTCCAATTGGTATTACACAATAGTCGGATACAATgtgccttattttttttaaacttttaaactttgtACTGATCGTTTATGCTGATAAGGGCATTGGGTGATTGTCCCTTGGGAATGGCTTTGGGGCAAAGGCATAAAAtgcatagtctttttttttttttttttaaaagaaagcaaaccTCTGTGCTAACTTGTTGCAAGTTTCTGCAGATTATTTTGCAACATTTAAATTACTTTCTCTTTGCCTTGTTTCTAGTTTATTAACCTTGCAAGAACTCTTCAGGCACATATGGAAGATATTGAAAGTAGGTGGTTTTTCCCTCACAGATTCGTTCAGTTTCACTTCAGGTTAAGCCAACATAAGGAAACTAAACTGAAAATCCTGCTTGCTATAGTACCAAACATAAATGCTGAAGCTGGCTTGTGAGTTTATACAGCAGTGGCTATTTTATCATGTAACACTGGAAACGTGGTGCAGGTGAATTGGCATCTAGATTAAGGGCTCAAATTAGCTTTCCTAAATGTTTATAGTCTGTTGGGGAGTGGATTTATTTTTTGAGACCAGTAGGACTGTCCTCTGTAATTGAAGCCTGTGCATAACAGTACCAGGATTCTTTAATTATTCAGATTAACTTGTCTCCATTTATTGGAGTAATTAGTTCTGAAATTGTAGTTTGTGGTCATTGGTGGTGACCTGCAGCCTGTTACCTTTTTAGAGGGGTTTTATTAGGGGAAGGCAGCTTAAATTGCAGTTGAGACCACTTAGGCGATGCACATCCCTCCCTCTCTGGCTCCCCCAACCTGAACCATTTTGGCTATTCCTTTGTTTGTCAGCACCTGCTTTTGTGATACACACAGGCCAGTTGCAAGACCTCTAGCAGAGTGAAAGTATAGCAACTGGGTAAACTTTTCACTACCTAGTTCCTGTGCCCTGGGCTACACTGGCAGAAGCCCGTATAGCCTAGTGCTTAAACTTGCATGGATCTAAGTGTTGTGTTTTGCTTGTTGCTACGTGTAGACATTGGAAAGATATTGATGACTACTTTGATTTGTCAACCTCGATGTATGGATGACTCTTTATAGAAAAATGGAATACAGGTCATAAGGTCTGAAAATGATTTCCATCCAGGAGATGAAGTGTCCAGAGTACTATAAAGATAATTCTTTGCTTGTGCTGCAGAAAACAAATTCTGTTCTTGTTTCATGGGCCTGAATATATGACTTCATATGGTAATGATCTAGTTGTTAGCTAGCTAATGTTTTTCCAAAACCAAGGTGGCCAGAAGTTTTTTATAAAATAACTTATTCCTCATGTAGGTAGTTGTTCCTTTTATAGTACAAACAAATTCTGGAATGAGCCTTGTTTCACCTTGAGTTTGATCTGCAGAGAATTTGACAGGCGATCTATCAATTGGCATAAACACTGAGTTTGGGAGTCTGAAATTGTAAAAACTGTGGTGAGGGAGAACATATTTAATGCACAAACTAATTTAGTTtttgaggggaaggggagaattgAGGCCAGGCTTCCCTTTTAACTTACACTTAGGCTTGGCACAATTGAATTTAAATTGGTAGTCATcagtaaatgttgacttttacctgacacagaaatcaatgggaaaaaatGTCCAATAATAGCAGTCTGAGCATAGCTTTCCCTACACCCATAGGGATGTGGTATTATTGGTGTGCAGAAAGCCCTCTGCAGCCTGTAGGGTGGCCCTGTTCACTCACTCACTTTCTGGGCGTGTGAGAGCTGTCCCGAGAAAGAAGGTGTTCAGCAGTGGGTGACCTCCCCCACTCTTGGGGGGCTTGTCTTCCTCCCTGTAGTCCTGGCCAGAAATGTCTGCTCATTCCCACCAGCAccacagccttccctgcaccCTCCACTTCCAGGGATCCCGTTTCCCCAACAATGCAGGGAATCATCTATAGCCCTGCTGTGAAAACTGTATTAAATTGGTAAAATCAGGGGAGGGAAGGTTAAAAATAGATACTGATTGAATTTacaaccccccaaaaaaattgaattctgccacaGCTAGTTATATTGCAGCTATTCATGAACAAGTTGTTCTTGAACGCAAGTAGGTTTATCCAAGATGGTTCAAAAGAACTTACACTGACAGTTTTCCATATAGATGATCCTAAGCTATCTCCCACTTTAGTGCTGTGTTAAGACATACTTGCTGAAATTCTTTTTTCATACTAAACAGTTCAGGGCACTAAACAGTAACAACTGCATTGCTCACCCAAAAGGCAGTTGTACTTCTGTGATGGTGGAAGTGAATCCTGTGTGTACACAAACATCTTAGAGCATGTCAGGATGTGTGTTGCATATATGTACATCACAATTTTTTCCACAGCTTGCAAATGTGTATTCTTTCCTGTTTCCCTCTCATGCAGTTCTATATAAATTTTTACCACCATTTTCTATAGCACATAGTACTAGAGAATCTCTGAAAATTGTTACTTCGAAGCAAAAATAAGTGACACAGTATGGCTGACAGCTTCGTAAAACTATTAATTTTCTAAAGTATCCTCTGTTTGGGATAATGAATCTTTAGATATTTTAGAAATACCTGAACATACTCTGTTCACTTTGACTTTTTCTACCCGATAACCACCACTGTTAGTGTTTCCCTGCCATAGCTACTGATGTTAGTCACCATAAAGAAGGGCCAGTTTGTACTCGGGCATAAGCAGGTGCAGGTGTttaggtgtggtttttttttttttattattattatttaagccaatggcagctgcatgTAATATTGGGGATAAATTTTTCTAAGAGCCTGCATTCTACTTGGAAAATCTTGCATTTCAACATAGGTTTGAATGGTCTGATTCTTGTGATAGAAAATTCTGAATTTTggtattataaattaaaaaatctcTTCTACTCACATTTAAACTAAAAACCACTTTAATTCTACATTTTACAGACCTTTAAGAAGGCTTTTGATTGTACTATATTCTTCCAACAGCTTCAGAGGATGATTCTGAAGATAGTGATGCTGGCAGAAGTTTTGACACTGCTTAATGCTGCAAGAGCCAAACAGAAGTGCTGCAAAGATGCTGAACTGAGTACCATcaatatgcatttattttttgctCTTTAGTAGAAAGCGCATTGAATATTACTATAGTTTTTAAAGCATTACTGAACTCAATCTATTGCTGCATACCAGAACACAAACAGTGAATTTGAAAAGTATTCAGCAAGGTTTGCAAGAGTTAGA
This window contains:
- the MARCHF7 gene encoding E3 ubiquitin-protein ligase MARCHF7 isoform X3, with amino-acid sequence MDSSTKVVLGPSTVIPSSVGRQDAETLRMESKPSRIPRRISVQPSSSSSLSARTLSGSSLTDAYHTRESSLRLDSGCQESNLLHSSSRDWGIGERGEAHEAPWKLSSSSPTRYSGTLDRPWSGRFLGSRSRLSTSSSSPLSSTWYGESERTQGAYSRLHNQQRDSDSKRPKLSYASTSSVRSNGLNSVSDSSWRYNQVPRSSSVVLSSLGTELVRERRELERRTDPSVSSLVDYSHRSGDFTSSAYLQDRPASSYAQGARPKDNSLSTLRLNTSMNRQLPSEHESSLFSGVSSRSSSRSNYSTREMESSQRNIQPEFTHIAIRDEIPSTSSTERVASQRSLSEPPADTEGRRTTRQLLSRLASSMSSTFFSRRSSQDSLNARSSESEDSCVVPRVQTSTQSSTNATARPEVPGIQTPEASQGFSFLRRRWGLSGVSQNPSSDSDPESYRQESESRNTGSWLSSSLRNRCTPLFSRRRREGRDESARTSTSDTPARSLHLFRRRESSEETSLEAQSSSPGAAANRPPTPAVSSSPTTTASTPDSAHSRRNSGISGILPGSLFRFAVPPALGSSISDNVMITVDIIPSGWNQPDGEENDKSKVLPSRDPEKLQKIKESLLLEDTEEEEGDLCRICQMSSASSTNLLIEPCKCTGSLQYVHQECMKKWLQSKINSGSSLEAVTTCELCKEKLHLNLEDFDIHELYRAHANEQADYEFISSGLYLVVLLHLCEQRFSDMLGTASEASTRVRFINLARTLQAHMEDIETSEDDSEDSDAGRSFDTA